One genomic region from Curtobacterium sp. 9128 encodes:
- the treS gene encoding maltose alpha-D-glucosyltransferase, producing MTFTAPIQLPGLTLDPLWYKRSVFYECMIRSFVDSNGDGTGDLQGLISRLDYLQWLGVDALWLPPFFKSPLRDGGYDIADYKAILPEFGTLEEFRELVTKSHERNMRIVIDMVINHTSDQHEWFQQSREDPDGPYGDFYVWRDTDEHYENIRIIFVDTEESNWTFDPVRRQFFFHRFFSHQPDLNFENPAVVEAVYDVVRHWLDLGVDGLRLDAIPYLFESEEGNGEGEPETHEFIKKLRAMVDEEYPGRVLIAEANQWPRETAAFFGTDEEPECHMAFDFPVMPRIFYSLRAQHAKELSAILSETLDVPDSAAWGVFLRNHDELTLEMVSEEYRQAMYGWYGYDPRMRSNIGIRRRLAPLLDNSRAELELIHALLFSLPGSPFLYYGDEIGMGDNIWLPDRDSSRTPMQWTPDRNAGFSTADPGKLFLPVVQSLVYNYAQVNVEAQLAQSRSLLHWVRNVIHVRKAHPVFGMGSIAVQETDNESVLAFVRSWEGAGTQFGASAEDVLCVFSFAVNATTATISAPEFAGRPLYDLFGGSSFPSFDDEGNVTLTLGTQSFYWLHVGAAPTA from the coding sequence GGCTCGGCGTCGACGCCCTCTGGCTGCCGCCGTTCTTCAAGTCCCCGCTGCGCGACGGCGGCTACGACATCGCGGACTACAAGGCGATCCTGCCGGAGTTCGGCACGCTCGAGGAGTTCCGCGAGCTCGTGACGAAGTCGCACGAGCGGAACATGCGCATCGTCATCGACATGGTGATCAACCACACGTCGGACCAGCACGAGTGGTTCCAGCAGTCCCGGGAGGACCCGGACGGTCCCTACGGCGACTTCTACGTCTGGCGCGACACCGACGAGCACTACGAGAACATCCGCATCATCTTCGTCGACACCGAGGAGTCCAACTGGACGTTCGACCCGGTGCGTCGACAGTTCTTCTTCCACCGGTTCTTCTCGCACCAGCCGGACCTCAACTTCGAGAACCCGGCGGTCGTCGAGGCCGTGTACGACGTCGTCCGGCACTGGCTCGACCTCGGCGTGGACGGCCTGCGGCTCGATGCCATCCCGTACCTCTTCGAGTCGGAAGAGGGCAACGGCGAGGGCGAGCCGGAGACGCACGAGTTCATCAAGAAGCTCCGCGCGATGGTGGACGAGGAGTACCCGGGCCGTGTCCTCATCGCCGAGGCGAACCAGTGGCCCCGCGAGACCGCGGCGTTCTTCGGGACGGACGAGGAGCCCGAGTGCCACATGGCGTTCGACTTCCCGGTGATGCCCCGCATCTTCTACTCGCTCCGCGCCCAGCACGCCAAGGAGCTGTCCGCGATCCTGTCGGAGACGCTCGACGTCCCGGACAGTGCGGCGTGGGGCGTGTTCCTCCGCAACCACGACGAGCTCACCCTCGAGATGGTCAGCGAGGAGTACCGGCAGGCGATGTACGGCTGGTACGGGTACGACCCGCGGATGCGGTCGAACATCGGTATCCGCAGGCGCCTCGCTCCCCTGCTCGACAACTCCCGCGCGGAGCTCGAACTCATCCACGCGCTGCTGTTCTCGCTTCCCGGTTCACCGTTCCTGTACTACGGCGACGAGATCGGGATGGGCGACAACATCTGGCTGCCCGACCGGGACTCGTCCCGCACGCCGATGCAGTGGACGCCGGACCGGAACGCGGGATTCTCCACCGCAGACCCCGGGAAGCTGTTCCTGCCGGTCGTCCAGTCGCTCGTGTACAACTACGCGCAGGTCAACGTCGAGGCACAGCTCGCGCAGTCGCGGTCCCTGCTGCACTGGGTGCGCAACGTCATCCACGTGCGGAAGGCCCACCCGGTGTTCGGCATGGGGTCGATCGCGGTGCAGGAGACCGACAACGAGAGCGTGCTCGCCTTCGTCCGCTCGTGGGAGGGTGCAGGCACCCAGTTCGGTGCTTCGGCCGAGGACGTGCTCTGCGTGTTCTCGTTCGCCGTCAACGCGACGACGGCGACCATCTCGGCGCCCGAGTTCGCGGGTCGCCCGCTCTACGACCTGTTCGGCGGCAGCTCGTTCCCGTCGTTCGACGACGAGGGCAACGTCACGCTGACGCTGGGCACGCAGTCGTTCTACTGGCTGCACGTCGGGGCGGCGCCGACGGCATGA